A genome region from bacterium SCSIO 12844 includes the following:
- the betB gene encoding betaine-aldehyde dehydrogenase, translated as MTKKIYQSFIHGQYIKSHTGKTIDVFNPATGKINYQIEQADQSIVDQAIESAKEGFIQWSNLTGAQRGRILNKVASLLRLKNDQLAIIEVEDTGKPYQEASTVDIITGADAIEFFAGLAASIEGNQQSLGEDFYYTRREPLGICAGIGAWNYPLQIACWKAAPALACGNSMIFKPSEETPLSALKLAEIFIQAGMPKGVFNVILGDGKVGQKLTQSQEVAKVSFTGEVTTGKKVMASSASSLKEITMELGGKSPLIIFEDTDIDKAVTAAMLGNFYTQGEICTNGTRVFVQESIYEKFISELLLRIEKHIHIGNPKNHNTNFGALISKTHLEKVLAYIDTGISEGATLLYGGKQLQPKGCEDGYFISPTVFIDCHDDMSIVKEEIFGPVMSILTFNDENEVIRRANNTKFGLAAGVFSSNISIAHRVAHQLQTGVCWINTYGLSPVEMPVGGYKESGIGRENGLITLHQYTQLKSVYVGLSPLASPYE; from the coding sequence ATGACTAAAAAAATTTATCAAAGTTTTATTCATGGCCAATATATTAAAAGTCATACGGGTAAAACAATCGATGTGTTTAACCCTGCAACAGGCAAAATCAATTATCAAATTGAACAAGCCGATCAATCTATAGTTGACCAAGCAATTGAAAGCGCCAAAGAAGGCTTTATCCAGTGGTCTAATTTAACAGGTGCACAACGTGGGCGTATTTTAAATAAAGTAGCATCACTATTAAGGCTTAAAAATGATCAATTAGCAATCATTGAAGTAGAAGATACCGGTAAGCCTTATCAAGAAGCCTCAACTGTAGATATTATAACCGGTGCAGATGCGATTGAGTTTTTTGCAGGCCTTGCTGCTTCTATTGAAGGCAATCAACAATCACTAGGTGAGGATTTTTATTATACACGGCGTGAACCTTTAGGTATTTGTGCTGGCATCGGTGCTTGGAACTATCCTCTTCAAATTGCTTGCTGGAAGGCAGCTCCTGCACTTGCTTGTGGTAATAGCATGATATTTAAACCATCTGAAGAAACACCATTAAGTGCTTTAAAATTAGCTGAAATTTTTATTCAAGCAGGCATGCCTAAAGGTGTATTTAATGTTATTTTAGGCGATGGCAAAGTTGGTCAAAAATTAACTCAATCACAAGAAGTTGCAAAAGTTTCATTTACTGGAGAAGTAACTACAGGTAAAAAAGTCATGGCATCTTCTGCATCATCACTAAAAGAGATTACAATGGAGTTAGGTGGTAAATCACCTTTAATTATATTTGAAGATACTGATATTGATAAGGCCGTTACCGCCGCAATGTTAGGTAACTTTTATACTCAAGGTGAGATTTGTACTAATGGCACTCGAGTATTTGTCCAAGAGTCTATCTATGAAAAGTTTATCTCTGAGTTATTATTACGTATTGAAAAGCATATTCACATTGGCAATCCAAAAAATCATAATACCAACTTTGGTGCATTAATTTCAAAAACTCACCTAGAAAAAGTATTAGCATATATCGATACCGGTATTTCTGAAGGTGCAACTTTATTATACGGTGGCAAACAGCTACAACCAAAAGGCTGTGAAGATGGCTACTTTATCTCACCAACGGTGTTTATAGACTGTCATGATGATATGAGTATTGTTAAAGAAGAGATTTTTGGCCCAGTGATGTCAATTCTAACATTCAATGATGAAAATGAAGTAATTAGACGTGCAAATAATACCAAATTCGGCCTTGCTGCGGGGGTATTTAGTTCGAATATATCGATAGCCCACCGTGTTGCCCATCAACTACAAACAGGAGTTTGCTGGATTAATACTTATGGCTTATCACCTGTTGAAATGCCAGTTGGTGGCTATAAAGAATCGGGTATTGGTCGTGAGAATGGTTTAATAACCTTACATCAATATACACAATTAAAATCTGTTTATGTTGGACTATCTCCATTGGCAAGTCCCTATGAATAA
- the betA gene encoding choline dehydrogenase → MIQNNQPFDYIIIGAGSAGCVLANRLSKNPSNRVLLLEYGGHNKSLLIDMPSALSYPMNMPKYNWGFYSEKEPHLNNRRMNTPRGKGLGGSSAVNGMVYVRGHANDFNQWQQLGAKNWGYAHCLPYFCYAEHWFAQEDIYRGKQGPLYVKQGDNLNKNPLYQAFIQAGNQAGYSYTEDYNAYQQEGFSPMQMTIKNGVRCSTYQAYLKPALKRKNLTVITKSLVNKVLIKDKTAIGVECIYNKKVIQYFCKKEIILSAGPINSPAILQRSSIGDQATLSKAKVALIHELPGVGKNLQDHLEVYFQYQCKQPITLNSKLSKLHKLLIGTQWLFLKKGLGTSNHFEACAFIRSKSGLIAPDIQYHFLPAAIRYDGKQAFKGDGFQVHVGPNKPKSRGSVTITSSNAKVAPNIQFNYLKEDQDIIDWRACIHLTSEILLQPAMDPYRGTVIQPDIDLSSDQSIDQWVRENAESAYHPCGTCKMGDVDDALAVVDSACKVIGINKLRVVDSSIFPVITNGNLNAPTIMVAEKASDLILGTKPLDEINAKVWRPPNWQLTQRPNKPIRASAFAFNKAKTTKHLIA, encoded by the coding sequence ATGATTCAAAACAATCAACCATTTGATTATATTATTATTGGTGCTGGCTCAGCAGGATGTGTGCTTGCCAATCGTTTAAGTAAAAACCCTTCAAATCGTGTATTACTACTTGAATATGGTGGCCATAATAAAAGCCTTTTAATCGATATGCCTTCAGCTCTATCTTATCCAATGAATATGCCTAAATACAACTGGGGATTTTATTCAGAAAAAGAACCTCATTTAAACAACCGTAGAATGAACACCCCACGAGGTAAAGGATTAGGTGGTTCTTCTGCCGTTAATGGTATGGTCTATGTTAGAGGCCATGCAAATGACTTTAACCAATGGCAACAATTAGGCGCAAAAAATTGGGGATATGCTCACTGTCTACCTTATTTTTGTTATGCTGAACACTGGTTTGCACAAGAAGATATCTATCGGGGCAAACAAGGGCCTCTTTATGTTAAACAAGGTGATAATTTAAATAAAAATCCACTTTATCAAGCTTTTATTCAAGCAGGGAATCAAGCAGGCTATTCTTATACCGAAGATTATAATGCTTATCAGCAAGAGGGCTTCTCACCAATGCAAATGACGATAAAAAACGGCGTTCGCTGTTCGACCTATCAAGCCTATCTTAAACCTGCATTAAAAAGAAAAAATTTAACGGTTATAACTAAAAGCCTTGTTAATAAAGTACTTATTAAAGATAAAACTGCCATTGGTGTTGAGTGTATTTATAATAAGAAAGTCATCCAATATTTCTGCAAAAAGGAAATTATCTTAAGTGCAGGCCCTATTAATTCACCTGCTATCTTACAACGCTCAAGCATTGGTGATCAAGCAACTTTAAGCAAAGCTAAAGTTGCATTAATACATGAACTTCCAGGTGTGGGAAAAAATTTACAAGATCATTTAGAGGTGTATTTTCAATATCAATGCAAACAACCAATAACCTTAAACTCTAAACTAAGTAAATTGCATAAACTACTAATTGGAACACAGTGGCTATTTCTAAAAAAAGGATTGGGTACATCTAACCACTTTGAAGCTTGTGCATTTATTCGTTCAAAATCAGGTCTTATAGCACCTGATATACAGTACCATTTTTTACCTGCAGCGATCCGCTATGATGGTAAACAAGCATTTAAAGGAGATGGTTTTCAAGTCCATGTTGGCCCTAATAAACCAAAAAGTAGAGGTAGCGTAACAATTACATCCAGTAATGCAAAAGTTGCACCGAACATTCAATTCAATTACCTGAAAGAAGATCAAGATATTATTGATTGGAGAGCCTGTATTCATTTAACCTCTGAGATACTCTTACAACCAGCTATGGATCCATATAGAGGTACAGTTATTCAGCCTGATATTGATTTATCATCTGATCAATCCATTGATCAATGGGTAAGAGAAAATGCTGAAAGCGCCTATCACCCTTGTGGCACTTGTAAAATGGGTGATGTAGATGATGCATTAGCTGTCGTAGATTCAGCTTGTAAGGTCATTGGTATCAACAAACTACGTGTTGTTGATTCTTCAATTTTCCCAGTCATAACTAATGGTAACCTTAATGCACCAACAATTATGGTAGCAGAAAAAGCAAGTGATTTAATTCTTGGAACTAAGCCATTAGATGAAATTAACGCCAAAGTATGGCGTCCACCTAATTGGCAGTTAACTCAACGCCCAAATAAGCCTATTAGAGCAAGCGCTTTTGCTTTTAATAAAGCTAAAACCACAAAACATCTAATTGCTTAA
- the prfB gene encoding peptide chain release factor 2 (programmed frameshift) — protein sequence MEINQAKAQLEAMRQRALQLRGYLDFEVKQERLDEVVRELEQPQIWNEPERAQQLGKERVDLELIVNTVEHLETGIADALELLQLAYDDNDEESFEIVLDDIKVLEADISTLEFRRMFSGEADHCNAFLDVQAGSGGTEAQDWAQMLMRMYLRWGEDHEFKTELIEVSDGEVAGIKSCTIKFSGNHAYGWLRTETGVHRLVRKSPFDSGNRRHTSFASVFVSPEIDDDIEIDINPADLRVDTYRASGAGGQHVNKTDSAIRITHQPTGIVVQCQNDRSQHKNKDQAMKQLKSKLYELEMSKRNAEKQALEESKSDIGWGSQIRSYVLDQSRIKDLRTGVENTNTQAVLDGDLDRFIEASLKSGL from the exons ATGGAAATTAATCAAGCTAAGGCACAATTAGAAGCGATGCGCCAACGTGCTTTACAGCTAAGGGGGTATCTT GACTTTGAGGTTAAACAAGAACGCCTAGATGAAGTGGTTCGTGAGTTAGAACAGCCACAAATTTGGAATGAGCCTGAAAGAGCACAGCAGTTGGGTAAAGAGCGAGTTGATCTTGAATTAATTGTTAATACAGTTGAGCATTTAGAAACTGGCATAGCTGATGCATTAGAATTACTTCAACTAGCTTATGATGATAATGATGAAGAGTCCTTTGAAATAGTATTAGATGATATCAAAGTACTAGAAGCTGATATCTCAACTTTAGAATTTAGGCGGATGTTTTCAGGTGAAGCTGATCATTGTAATGCATTTTTAGATGTTCAAGCGGGTTCTGGTGGAACAGAAGCACAAGATTGGGCGCAGATGTTAATGCGAATGTATCTGCGTTGGGGTGAAGATCATGAATTTAAAACTGAGTTAATTGAAGTTTCAGATGGTGAAGTTGCCGGGATTAAAAGCTGTACGATTAAATTTTCAGGTAACCATGCTTATGGTTGGCTAAGAACAGAGACAGGCGTACATCGTTTAGTAAGAAAATCTCCTTTTGATTCAGGTAATAGACGCCATACTTCGTTTGCATCCGTATTTGTATCACCTGAGATTGATGATGATATTGAAATTGATATTAATCCAGCTGATTTAAGAGTAGATACTTACAGGGCCTCAGGTGCTGGTGGACAACATGTTAATAAAACTGATTCTGCTATTCGAATAACCCACCAACCAACAGGTATTGTTGTACAATGCCAAAATGACCGTTCACAGCATAAAAATAAAGATCAAGCAATGAAGCAATTAAAGTCAAAGCTTTATGAACTTGAGATGAGTAAGCGTAATGCTGAAAAACAAGCTTTGGAGGAGTCAAAAAGTGATATTGGTTGGGGTAGTCAGATACGCTCATATGTTTTAGATCAATCTCGAATTAAAGATCTTAGAACGGGAGTAGAAAATACCAACACGCAAGCTGTTTTAGATGGAGATTTAGATCGCTTTATTGAAGCAAGCTTAAAAAGTGGCTTATAA